The genome window ATCCTGTGCTGAATGGCATGCTTCTGATACTGAGTGGAATCCATCAAGCGAAGgcggaagaagaagatgccaagTGGAAGCTTATATAAGTGAGCCCAGAGGTATCAGTTGatgcaggagaagaagacttACAATGATGCCAATGCCAAAACAGATGCGCCAGATACCATCATGGGGAACACCTCTGTATGCTGCAATGACAATGAGAGACACAATACTTGAGGCTACGAAACCGGAGATGATAGCGGCATTTGTCGCGACAGCAACAAGCATGCCACGTCGCTTTCGCATAGCCTCGGTACTATCGGCACACTCCACGGCTTGCGAAGTGCACACGGTATACTCACCACCTAAACAGTTAACAACTCATCACATGCTTGATGCCATATAATGATCCAAGAGACATACCTGCTCCAACACCAGCAACACCGCGGCCGATCACCATCATCCAAAACATACCCTCCACAGTAACACCATGTGCTGCAGTGGCAATGACGATACCCTGTACTGTTAGTTAAACCGTGTCTCATGGCAGGGCCAGAGATACGTACCAGAACCAGGAATAGAGTTGTCAGGTAGATCCCAACACGTCGACCGAACCGGTCAATACAGAGGCCAAAGAGGAGCATGCCGAAGATGTCACCAATAAGGATAGAGTTGGACAACCTGGTCTTGACTTCGGCCGTCATCTGCTTTGGGTATCTACTGGGAATTAACAGCTAGAAGCATTGGGTAAAGGAAGGATTATAAAGTACAACTTGGCTAGAACAGTGTTCATGTATCCAATGATCTGGATGTTGTAGCCATCAGAGAAGAGAGCGACTCCCTGAACCAAGACGTCGAGTTGACCAGGCGTACGCTTGATAGGTTCATTGGTCTCTGTCTCAGCAGAGATGCTTTCATCTGACGATACTGCGAGGGTCTTGTCTGCGggcatctccttcttgctGATGTTTTCCGCCATGGCTGTACCTCAAACCCTGCAGCAG of Fusarium oxysporum Fo47 chromosome I, complete sequence contains these proteins:
- a CDS encoding major facilitator superfamily domain-containing protein; this encodes MAENISKKEMPADKTLAVSSDESISAETETNEPIKRTPGQLDVLVQGVALFSDGYNIQIIGYMNTVLAKLYPKQMTAEVKTRLSNSILIGDIFGMLLFGLCIDRFGRRVGIYLTTLFLVLGIVIATAAHGVTVEGMFWMMVIGRGVAGVGAAVECADSTEAMRKRRGMLVAVATNAAIISGFVASSIVSLIVIAAYRGVPHDGIWRICFGIGIILPLGIFFFRLRLMDSTQYQKHAIQHRIPYKLAIKYYWKPLLGCCSAWFLYDAVVYPFNLLAPTLVAGFSNNQTMQESIGWSALINFFALPGAFIGALLMDRIGRRQTYALGWSIVCVFGFVIGGTMYPLNSPSAFPAFVTLYGLFQTFLSVGPGDCNFLVSSESFPTPLRGHFLGFAAAIGKVGAAVGTQALSKCLVSFDDKLKGQQVVFLIGSAISVVGVFCVWFLIPNHPKTLEEEDVRFKAYLEENGYDTSQMGLKG